AGCGAGTGTTGCAGGCTCTGTTGTAGTTTGATTGTTTGTTTCAGTGTTACTGCCACATGAAATAATAAAAACAGAGAGTGCTAAAATTATTAAATGTTTCATAAATATTATCCTTTTTATGTATTTTTAATTGATTATATATTATATACAAAAAAAATAAAATATTTTGAAATTTTAATAAAAAAGAGAGAAGCATAAAAACCTCTCTCTTTTTTTTAATATTAATTTCTATTTTCTATTAATCTAATTTATCTCCTACAATTTTACCACTATTATCTACATAAACTTCTCTATTGTTTCCTAGTTTTAATTTGTAGCTGCTATATTCTTTGCTTACTTCTAAAACAGGAACTTGAGGGTACTTAGTTTCTACTGCTTTCATTACAGCTGCAGGTATGAATTTTGTAGGTAAGGGCATTTTAGCAGATACATCAGTCCAATCACCATTTCTATCAAAGTCTATTTCAACTCCGCTAGCTAATTCCACCTTAAAGCTGTTTCTATCTTGTTCAGCATAAACTATCTGATCGCTTGGGAAATTAGCTGATACAAAATCTTGTGCTTTTTTTGGAAGCTGATTAGCCTGTATAGGCATGTCTGCTGCAAATACCGTAGCTATAGATAGCATCATAATAGAAGCAATTAGAATAATTTGTTTTACTTGTTTTTTCATTTTACTCTCCTTAACGGTTTTATTTAAGTATAATAATAGTATAGTATATTATTTAGCGTTTGTCAAGTTTTTTTACATTTTTTTGTAAAAAGTAAATTATTTTTACATAAAAAATGTAAAATTCTTTTTGTATTATATAAAAATCTTAATCTTTCAAATCTAAATATAGCATTTTATATATAAAAATTCTACAAGTAATAATAATTTATTTGACATTTTTTTTAAGCATTATATAATAAGCTATCTCATTATAACAATACTTATTATAAGGATGCTCACATTGGAGAATCTGCACTATTTACTAATGAAAGCTAATTCTATGTTTGCAAAAAGAGTAATGCTTGAAGCAAACAAAATAGGACTTACATCTGGTCAGCCTAAAGTATTATACTTTTTATCTAAGTTTAAAGAAGCGGATCAGAAAACTATAGCAAACTACTTAGAAATAGAGCAGACAACTGTAGGAAGCATATTACTAGGAATGGAAAATGCTGGGCTTATTGTGAGGAAGCAGCATGATGGCAATAGGCGTTCTCTTTATGTTTCTCTAACAGAAAAAGGAGTAGAAGCTTCAAATTATATGGAGAAAGTTTTTGAGGATATAGAAAGTATTGCTGCAAATGAGATATCAAAAGAAGACGAAGAAAAATTAAAAGAACTGTTAATGAAAATGTGTCAGTCGCTTAAGGGAGTTTAATTATGAACAGAGAAATTTTTAAAAATCGTTTTGTTGAGAGATGTATAATATTAGTGATAGGTCTTGCTACTATGTCTTTAGGTATAGCTTTTTCTATTAAAGCGGCACTTGGTACTTCTCCGATTTCTAGTGTGCCGTATGTGGCAAGTTCAATATCAGGTTTATCAGTAGGGGCAACAACTATTATAATCAATCTTTTATTTATATTAATACAAATATTGCTTCTAAGAAAAAAGTATGATTTATTTCAGCTTTTTCAAATACCAGCACTTATTTTATTTGGATTTATGATTGATTTTTCTGGTTATTTAATAAAAGATATAACATATACAAATTATATTCAGCAATGGGTTTTATGTATATTAGGAATAATATTAGTTGGTTTAGGAGTAAGCATAGAAGTAATGGCAAAATTAGTTACTACACCCGGTGAAGGAGTTGTTTTAGCTATTTGTAAAATATTTTCTGTAAAGTTTGGTAATACAAAAATGGTATTTGATATATTTTTAGTAGCAGTATCAATTGTTATAGTATTATCATTTTTAGGACATTTGGAAGGGGTTAGAGAAGGTACTATTGCGGGAGCTGTATTTGTGGGATTATTAGCTAAACAATTCAGTAAGCCTTTAAAAGCTTTAGAAGAGAAATATTTGTTATCTTAAAATATTTTAAAATTATAATATATTAATATTATATAAAATTAAAATATTTGTACTTTTTGCTACGGGAAAAAGTTGATAGCGTTTATAAAAATAAAAATTGACAAAATATAATTCAATTTATCCTAATCAATTATTTTTTATATAAAAAAGGGACTTTATTTTAAAGCCCCTTTTATTTTACAATAATAATTATTATTTTACCAAACTAGAGAAGTCAAGCATATTCTTGAAAATCTTATCAACTGATGAAAGTAAAGCTATACGGTTATTTTTTATTTTCTCATCATCTACATTTACCATAATATCTTTAAAGAACTTATCTAATGGTTCATAAAGACTTGCCAATAAAGCAAATGTTTTTTCATATTCTCTCTTTTCCATAAGCTTATTAACTTCATTTAATTTTTCTTTATAAATATTGTATAAAGATTTTTCTGCCTCTTCTTTTAATAATGATTCATCTAAATTAACTTCTTTAGAAGATTTAATCATATTCTTAATTCTCTTGAACACTAATAAAAGATTAGAGAATAGTTCCTCGTTTTTATTTCTAAATGCATCAATAGCCTCTATCTTTAAGTAAGCATCATACATATCATCTATACCAGTAGAAAGAACTCCAGCAACAGAATCTTTTGCAAAGTCAATATCATTCTCAAAACGAGATTTAAAGAACTCAAATATATCATTCAATAAATCATTGCTCTTATTTACTTTAGCATCTTTAGGCATAGAGTTAATAGAATCTTCTATTAATTTTTTAAGATTAACATGCTTTTTAGATTTTATAAGAATGTTTACAATACCAAGAGCCTGTCTTCTTAAAGCATTAGGGTCTTGAGAGCCAGTAGGTATATCAGCAACATAAAAACCAGCTACAATATTATCCATCTTGTCAAGTATAGCTATAGCCTTACCAGTATCATTTGAAGGTATTTCATCAGCAGCAAATAAAGGTCTATATTGTTCATTAATAGCCAAAGCCACATCATCATTAAAATTCATAGACTTAGCAAAATAACCGCCCATTATACCTTGAAGCTCTGGGAAGTTGTAAACCATATTACTTACCAAATCTGATTTCATATATTTTATAGCTTTAAGTATATTTTCTTTATCTTTATCATATCCTAAAAGTTTTATTAAAAGCTCAGAGTTTCTCTCAAGTCTTTTTACTTTGTCAGTAACACTTCCAAGCTCTTTTCTAAACATAAGCATTTCAAGTCTTTCATTCATTTCGTCCATGCCCTTTCTAATATCTTCTTGATAAAGGAATCTACCATCAGAAAGTCTTGCTGTTAATACTCTTATGTTTCCTGCTATTATTTGAGGAGTTTTAGGCTGATTAGCAGTAATTACAAATATATTAGTTAAAGAACCATCTTTTTTACATAACGGGAAATATTTCTGATGCTCAATCATTTCACTTGTTAAAACTTCTTTAGGCACTTCTAAAAACTTAGAGTCAAATTCAGCAGTAAGCAAATAAGGCTCTTCCACCAAATCAACAACTATTTCAGAAACTTTTTTCTTTGATACTGCTTCAAAACCAAGCTCTTTTTCTATCTTTTCTAATTGGCTAACTATATTTTCTAATCTTTTCTCTCTTGAAACAATTACATGTTTTTCTTCTAAAGTTTTTTCATAATCTTTAGGGGTATTAATTTCTTTAAACTCTGGAGAGAGTAGTCTATGTCCAGTTACTTTATTGTTAGTATCTATTCCAGCAACGGTAGTCTTTATAACTTCATTGCCAAATAAAGCTAATACATTTCTAATAGGGCGTACAAATGCAAAGTCCTTATCTGCCCATCTCATCTTCTTTTTAAAATCTATTTTAGCTACAATATCTTCCAATACTTCTTCAAATAATTTTTTAGTATCTACACCTTTTTTTTCTTTTTTTACAAATAAATATTTTTTTCCGCCAACTTCTTTTATATATGCTTTATTAAAATCTTCTTTTTCATCTATGTTTTTAATATTTTCAATATTATGAGATTTTAAAAAACCTTCTCCTGCTTTGGTTAAAGCACCGTCTTTTATAGCACTTTCTAATAAAGGTCCTCTTGATTCTACAACTTCATCTTTTGACTTTTCTTCTACTTCTTCAACAAGAATAGATAATCTTCTTGGAGTTGTGTAGGCTATTATGGATTTAAAACCTATACCATTATTTTTTAGGGTATCTTCCATAATTTTCTTAAAACTCATACTTGCAGGATAGGCAAAATCTGCAGGTATCTCTTCAACTAATATTTCAATAAGTAAATCTTTCACTTCTATAATCCTTAAAAATAATTATGCTATATATTTTATATTTAGTATGTAAAAAAAACAATATTTTTTATTGCAAATAAAAATTAAAATTATGTTGAAAACTAGTTAAATTTTTTATATAATTTTGTTTATAAAAAATGGAGAATATACAAATGCAAATAAAAAACTTTAATAACGGCTATTTACTTTATGAATTAAAAAATAAAAATGATATGGTATTAAAACTCACAGATATTGGAGCTTCAATAGTTGGGGTATTTATAAAAGATAAAAATAATAATGATGTTCAGGTTTCTTTTGGAAGTGATGATATTAATTTTTATCTTAATCCTCATGATTATATAGGGTCTTCTGTGGGAAGGGTTGCTAATAGAACTATAGATGCAGAGTTTACATTAGATGGCGTAACATATAAATTAGCTAAAAATGACAACAATAAACATCATCTTCACGGAGGTGTTGAGGGTATATCTTTTAAGAAATTTGATTCTAAATGTATTAATAATAAAACAGTATTATTTTCTTATTTTTCAAAAGATGGTGAAGAAGGTTATCCCGGAAATGTAAATATTGATATTACTTATACTCTTACTGATGATAATGAGATAATAATGGATTATTTTGTGAAAACAGATAAAAGAACGCCTTTAAACTTTACCAATCATGCCTATTGGAACTTAAATGGTGATGGCACTATATATGAACATGAATTATTTATAGATTCAAAATATTATCTTCCTGTAACAGATGAATGTGTATCTACCGGAGAGATTTTAAAAACAGAGAACACTCCTTTTGACTTTACAAAAAATAAAAAAATAGGGTTAGACATAGAAAAATGCGGAGGCTATGATAATTGTTTTATATTTACTAATAATGATGTAAACAAATTAAAGGCTAAAGCTTATAGTGATAAAACAGGCATAAGCTTAGAGTTTTATACAACAAAACCTGCTATGCATTTTTATTCTGGAAACATGCTTAATAATAGAGAAGTTAGAAACACTGTATTAAACAAACATATGGCTTTTTGTTTTGAGAGTGAGTATTTGGCTTGTGCTTTGAATTTTTTACATTTTCCAAGTATAATATATTCGCCTGATAAGGATTATAAAGAGAGAACTATATATAAATTAAGTTTAAATAAATAATTAATGAACTAATTAAAGAGAGATTGTATTTATGGAAGAAAGCAGAAAATCTATAATAGTTGATCATTATATAAACAGAGTAAATGATTTAAATATACCAGATTATAAAGTAGTTGACTGGGAGTCTGAAGAGGCACAGAATTTAAGGTTTAAGGCGTTAATAGAGCATTTTAATATGAGAGGAAATGTTTTGCTTGATGTTGGATGCGGGGTTGGAAGTTTGGCAGAATATATAGATAAAAATGACATCAACTTATATTACATAGGTATAGATATTATGCCTGAGATGGTTGAGAGAGCTAAAGCAAAAACTTATAAAAATATTAGCCCTCAATTTATGACTATGGATTTCTTTAAAAAGACTGATATAAAGAATGATGTTGATTATATATACACTTCTGGAATATTTAATTTAAACTTGGGAAACAATGAAGAGTTTTTAAAAGAGGCTATAGAAGCATTTTTACTAGCAGCAAGAAAGGGCGTTTGTTTTAATTTGCTTGATATATCTTGTAAAGAAAAATACGGAGATAAATATTATTATTACAAAAAAGATGATATACTTCTGCTTACTCAAGATATATTAAAAAAGCTTAATTTAAATTATAAAATACACATAGAAGATAAATATTTGCAAAACGATTTTTCTGTATTTATAGATTATTAAATTAAAGCTATTTTATAGTAAAAATTTTTAAGTTTGTTATTTTTTCTGTTCTTTTTCCCGCAACTTGCACCCATACCTAAAGGTACTTCCTACGGTCGCGGTGCGGACTTCGTCAAAAGAACCAAAAAGTGCAAGTGTAAAATTAGTACCGAATCATACTAATTCTGTTTTATATGTAATATAAATTATTAAATTTAAATAAAATATAGCCTTTTTGCTTCTTTGTGGCAACAAAAGAAGTGGGGTGCGGGGCAAAGCCCTGCAAATATTTTCAATTTAATAAATTTATTTTTGACAAAATGTAATTGTTTAGGCATATAATTTCATATCAACTTTTCCCGTGGCAAAAGTTGCAAAAGCACATATTACTTTTTATTATACAGTGAAATATTAATAAAAAATTAATACCACAATAAAAACAATGATTATACTAACTTAAGCTTTCTAATATTTTTAATAATCCCAAATAAAGTTTTTCATTCAATTTTTTTGTTTATATATTATTTGTGTTTATAAAATATCCATTTTTAATTTATTAATATATATCAATAATGTTTTCTACTTTAAAAACTATTTCATCGCCATATTTTATACTTTCAATATAGTAAGGATTATTATCTAATATACCAACAAAATTGTCTTTATTGATTTCTATGATTTTTACCCACATTCTCTCAGGTATTGTTTCAGAGCTATCATTTTCCTCAACAAAAATTAATTTAACTAAATCATTAACTTTTAAAGAATCAATTTCTTTTTTGGAAGGTATTTTAAAAGTATCAGGATATTCTTTGTTTAATTCAAATGCATTTTCTAAATAATATTCACTCATATAATACACCTATATATTGAAATTATGATTTAGTAATTAAATTATGTTTTTATATATAAAACTTATTATATCAAAGCCTATAAAATAAACAATTAAATCAAATCTAGTTTCCTAATATTTTTTATATTGATATTATTCTTTGAAAGATAACTTTTTATGTCGCGTACTCTTATAGCTTTTTCATTGCTTTCTAAAAGTGTTATGAGTAAGTCATTATCTTTCTTTATAGCTAAATAATCGCCTTTTCTCTCCTCGCTTGTTCTTAATTCTTCCTTATTTGATAATATTTTTAATGCTTCTTCATCATTATCAGTTTTTATCTTGTAAATAGTGTTTTTGGGAAGAGCTTGAATATTTTTAGCATTTAAAGGAGTAGATACTGCACTAATTATTTCAATTCCTATATGAGAAAGTAAGTTATTTATTTTGTTTTTTAATAAGTCTATGTCTATAGGGTCAGTTAAACTTACTTCCATATATTCAGCCTCACTCTCACATGCAAATGGGGTAGGCGGAGTAAACACAACTTTTTCTAATGGGTGAAAACCTCTGCTTAATGCTATACTTGCACCTGCTATCTTTAAAGCACAAACCATTACACGTGATAAATCATGCATACCCAAAAGCGATGATATACCTTCTTTTTTGAATTTCATTAATACTTTATAGTTTACAGCGAATATATCTCTTTTCTTTAAAGTTTTTAATTCTTCAACCATTTGAGTAAAATTTGTATTTAAAACTTCTTTTTTGTATTTATGGCAATATTTTTTATAATCTATACCGCAGTTTTGACAGTTTCCCGTAAAGCAGTAGTCTGTAAACTTTCCGTTTTGAAATCTTTCATATTCTTTGTCAAAGAATTGCTGGCTTACAAGAGTGTCAATGCATTTCCAAGGCATGTTTATTTTTTTGCTTAATAATTCTTTTATAGTGTATCCGCTCTCTTCTATCACTTCTTT
This is a stretch of genomic DNA from Brachyspira sp. SAP_772. It encodes these proteins:
- a CDS encoding PepSY-like domain-containing protein is translated as MKKQVKQIILIASIMMLSIATVFAADMPIQANQLPKKAQDFVSANFPSDQIVYAEQDRNSFKVELASGVEIDFDRNGDWTDVSAKMPLPTKFIPAAVMKAVETKYPQVPVLEVSKEYSSYKLKLGNNREVYVDNSGKIVGDKLD
- a CDS encoding MarR family winged helix-turn-helix transcriptional regulator, translated to MKANSMFAKRVMLEANKIGLTSGQPKVLYFLSKFKEADQKTIANYLEIEQTTVGSILLGMENAGLIVRKQHDGNRRSLYVSLTEKGVEASNYMEKVFEDIESIAANEISKEDEEKLKELLMKMCQSLKGV
- a CDS encoding YitT family protein, with the translated sequence MNREIFKNRFVERCIILVIGLATMSLGIAFSIKAALGTSPISSVPYVASSISGLSVGATTIIINLLFILIQILLLRKKYDLFQLFQIPALILFGFMIDFSGYLIKDITYTNYIQQWVLCILGIILVGLGVSIEVMAKLVTTPGEGVVLAICKIFSVKFGNTKMVFDIFLVAVSIVIVLSFLGHLEGVREGTIAGAVFVGLLAKQFSKPLKALEEKYLLS
- the glyS gene encoding glycine--tRNA ligase subunit beta, producing the protein MKDLLIEILVEEIPADFAYPASMSFKKIMEDTLKNNGIGFKSIIAYTTPRRLSILVEEVEEKSKDEVVESRGPLLESAIKDGALTKAGEGFLKSHNIENIKNIDEKEDFNKAYIKEVGGKKYLFVKKEKKGVDTKKLFEEVLEDIVAKIDFKKKMRWADKDFAFVRPIRNVLALFGNEVIKTTVAGIDTNNKVTGHRLLSPEFKEINTPKDYEKTLEEKHVIVSREKRLENIVSQLEKIEKELGFEAVSKKKVSEIVVDLVEEPYLLTAEFDSKFLEVPKEVLTSEMIEHQKYFPLCKKDGSLTNIFVITANQPKTPQIIAGNIRVLTARLSDGRFLYQEDIRKGMDEMNERLEMLMFRKELGSVTDKVKRLERNSELLIKLLGYDKDKENILKAIKYMKSDLVSNMVYNFPELQGIMGGYFAKSMNFNDDVALAINEQYRPLFAADEIPSNDTGKAIAILDKMDNIVAGFYVADIPTGSQDPNALRRQALGIVNILIKSKKHVNLKKLIEDSINSMPKDAKVNKSNDLLNDIFEFFKSRFENDIDFAKDSVAGVLSTGIDDMYDAYLKIEAIDAFRNKNEELFSNLLLVFKRIKNMIKSSKEVNLDESLLKEEAEKSLYNIYKEKLNEVNKLMEKREYEKTFALLASLYEPLDKFFKDIMVNVDDEKIKNNRIALLSSVDKIFKNMLDFSSLVK
- a CDS encoding aldose epimerase family protein, with translation MQIKNFNNGYLLYELKNKNDMVLKLTDIGASIVGVFIKDKNNNDVQVSFGSDDINFYLNPHDYIGSSVGRVANRTIDAEFTLDGVTYKLAKNDNNKHHLHGGVEGISFKKFDSKCINNKTVLFSYFSKDGEEGYPGNVNIDITYTLTDDNEIIMDYFVKTDKRTPLNFTNHAYWNLNGDGTIYEHELFIDSKYYLPVTDECVSTGEILKTENTPFDFTKNKKIGLDIEKCGGYDNCFIFTNNDVNKLKAKAYSDKTGISLEFYTTKPAMHFYSGNMLNNREVRNTVLNKHMAFCFESEYLACALNFLHFPSIIYSPDKDYKERTIYKLSLNK
- a CDS encoding class I SAM-dependent methyltransferase; the encoded protein is MEESRKSIIVDHYINRVNDLNIPDYKVVDWESEEAQNLRFKALIEHFNMRGNVLLDVGCGVGSLAEYIDKNDINLYYIGIDIMPEMVERAKAKTYKNISPQFMTMDFFKKTDIKNDVDYIYTSGIFNLNLGNNEEFLKEAIEAFLLAARKGVCFNLLDISCKEKYGDKYYYYKKDDILLLTQDILKKLNLNYKIHIEDKYLQNDFSVFIDY
- a CDS encoding DUF2314 domain-containing protein — encoded protein: MSEYYLENAFELNKEYPDTFKIPSKKEIDSLKVNDLVKLIFVEENDSSETIPERMWVKIIEINKDNFVGILDNNPYYIESIKYGDEIVFKVENIIDIY